The following are from one region of the Macadamia integrifolia cultivar HAES 741 unplaced genomic scaffold, SCU_Mint_v3 scaffold1681, whole genome shotgun sequence genome:
- the LOC122064550 gene encoding U6 snRNA phosphodiesterase-like isoform X2, producing MEALRARHGGSSSKSNLDDSPQRSSSSSCSTRHNSNNKQSHRLPPPNSLDYLQAGHVNRVRSFPHVEGNYALHVFIPVYIPPAARKEIALFLKRVTSLVPALNFVDVDIPLYVLCEDDQNLEQVALGREFHISLGRTVPIRVHQIDSIVAMLRQKFQSQRRYWIDFSKWAVFVNDERTRSFLSVEVITGGLAEITRQIHAVDEIYRLHNLPEFYKDPRPHVSLAWALGDVSQSIKRVFEELNRSNNSGKFSQKRIFTCKFSGIKCKIGNRTYKICKIPED from the exons ATGGAGGCACTAAGGGCCAGACACGGAGGCTCTTCGTCCAAATCGAACTTGGATGACTCTCCTCAAAGAAGCAGCAGTAGTAGTTGTAGCACCCGCCATAATTCAAATAACAAACAATCGCACCGTTTGCCCCCACCAAACTCTCTTG ATTACTTGCAAGCTGGTCATGTTAATCGAGTTAGGAGCTTTCCACATGTTGAGGGAAATTATGCTTTACATGTCTTTATTCCAG TTTACATACCCCCTGCAGCAAGGAAAGAAATTGCCCTATTCCTGAAAAGAGTCACATCTCTTGTGCCTGCCCTTAATTTTGTCGATGTTGACATTCCACTTTATGTGCTTTGCGAAGACGATCAAAATCTGGAACAAGTTGCCTTAGGAAGGGAATTTCACATAAGTTTGGGGAGAACTGTACCAATCCGAGTGCACCAGATAGATTCAATAGTGGCAATGCTTCGCCAAAAATTTCAGTCTCAGAGACG ATATTGGATAGATTTTAGTAAGTGGGCCGTTTTTGTCAATGATGAACGTACCCGATCCTTTCTTTCAGTGGAAGTTATTACTGGAGGCTTAGCTGAG ATTACCAGGCAGATTCATGCTGTGGATGAGATTTATAGGTTACACAATCTCCCTGAATTTTATAAG GATCCACGCCCTCATGTATCCTTAGCATGGGCACTGGGTGACGTTAGTCAGTCAATCAAGCGGGTGTTTGAAGAACTAAACAGATCCAATAACAGTGGGAAGTTTTCACAGAAACGTATTTTCACCTGTAAATTTAGTGGCATCAAATGTAAGATAGGCAACAGAACCTATAAAATATGTAAAATCCCTGAAGATTAA
- the LOC122064550 gene encoding U6 snRNA phosphodiesterase-like isoform X1, whose product MEALRARLGGSSSKSNLDDSPQRSSSSSCSTRHNSNNKQSHRLPPPNSLDYLQAGHVNRVRSFPHVEGNYALHVFIPVYIPPAARKEIALFLKRVTSLVPALNFVDVDIPLYVLCEDDQNLEQVALGREFHISLGRTVPIRVHQIDSIVAMLRQKFQSQRRYWIDFSKWAVFVNDERTRSFLSVEVITGGLAEITRQIHAVDEIYRLHNLPEFYKDPRPHVSLAWALGDVSQSIKRVFEELNRSNNSGKFSQKRIFTCKFSGIKCKIGNRTYKICKIPED is encoded by the exons atggaggcACTAAGGGCCAGACTCGGAGGCTCTTCGTCCAAATCGAACTTGGATGACTCACCTCAAAGAAGCAGCAGTAGTAGCTGTAGCACCCGCCATAATTCAAATAACAAACAATCGCACCGTTTGCCCCCACCAAACTCTCTTG ATTACTTGCAAGCTGGTCATGTTAATCGAGTTAGGAGCTTTCCACATGTTGAGGGAAATTATGCTTTACATGTCTTTATTCCAG TTTACATACCCCCTGCAGCAAGGAAAGAAATTGCCCTATTCCTGAAAAGAGTCACATCTCTTGTGCCTGCCCTTAATTTTGTCGATGTTGACATTCCACTTTATGTGCTTTGCGAAGACGATCAAAATCTGGAACAAGTTGCCTTAGGAAGGGAATTTCACATAAGTTTGGGGAGAACTGTACCAATCCGAGTGCACCAGATAGATTCAATAGTGGCAATGCTTCGCCAAAAATTTCAGTCTCAGAGACG ATATTGGATAGATTTTAGTAAGTGGGCCGTTTTTGTCAATGATGAACGTACCCGATCCTTTCTTTCAGTGGAAGTTATTACTGGAGGCTTAGCTGAG ATTACCAGGCAGATTCATGCTGTGGATGAGATTTATAGGTTACACAATCTCCCTGAATTTTATAAG GATCCACGCCCTCATGTATCCTTAGCATGGGCACTGGGTGACGTTAGTCAGTCAATCAAGCGGGTGTTTGAAGAACTAAACAGATCCAATAACAGTGGGAAGTTTTCACAGAAACGTATTTTCACCTGTAAATTTAGTGGCATCAAATGTAAGATAGGCAACAGAACCTATAAAATATGTAAAATCCCTGAAGATTAA